ggtgaatttctgtaatcgtttgggtgtatttctgtaatcgtttgggtgtatttctgaagttccattatcttcaaatttgacaagaagctcatttttcatggaggaagaagaagaagagtcattcataatgcatggtgagtagtGCGCTTTGGAAACAGGAAGTGATTGAATAACGTGCATTTATTTATTCTTGAATGTGGGAGTATAATACGTGTGTTTTGTTAGACTTGTGCCAACTTATAAGacttataaacaaaaaaaatttgtatgaacagtcattcaaatttttattatttagttaaaTAGATAATAAGTGAGATAATTATTTGACTAACTCAAATTAATTGCGTCTGCTAATGGAGCAAACTCAATTTTTACTAATAAGCAAATAAATGAAATCAGTAAATAAATTTGAACTAAAAAAAACTCATCGACTATTGAAAGGAGAGTTTGATTTTAATGCATATATCAATATAATAGATAAATTTATATTTGTTGTCCCTAATACTTTTCTTTAAATATCTTTAacgtttaattttattcaatgtttctaacattttttattaatttaattttgttcttaatatttttatttgtgtcaaaattatttttaaatatttttaattttattcttaatattttagataaaattaatatttagagataattgacataaattaaaaatattacaaataaaattaaataaattaaaatattatataaattttaaaaaaaattacaaacattaAACACTATATATACATTTTATACTAATATAATTTTAAGTTTAGCTAACATTTATCTTAACTCTTTAAGGCACATAATAAGTTTAACTtagtaaaaagtttaaatttttttatttaataaatgtaaaataaaattattagaagctttaattttttatatttttttatttttttaatttataaatttaacatgTATCTTTAAAATACAAGATAAATTAAAtcctataatttttttatataaatatttaataactaaaaaattaataaaaaataatcataatttatcttatttagtatttatcaattattataataattaataaatattaaataaaaaaaatgttgtctgatttttttttgtctctttacCATTTTTAATAGATAACTTTAACTATTACTCTCGTTAGTTCTTAATTTCTTATCGCTACTTGATTGTTGTCAACATGCATTAATGTTTATTTATTCATCATTTGACTACATTaatgttcattcattcattcatcatttaATGTTTGTTCACGTAAAATATTGCATCAATACGAAGAATTTTTTTAAGGatttaattaatatgtattttaacaatatatgataaaattattattaataaaaaatttagtaaaataataattaagtttttaaagatatagatcttgaattaattaatttttgaaaaaatattaatttaatattttaaaatagcaaataataaatatgttatgtttttttttatcaatttataacgTAAAATTTAAGATGATGCTTATATGTACTATTAACTACTGTAACATATCTGTTTATGAAATATCGtcacataaataataatttttggagTAAAAATTTTACTTATTTGGTAGGATTCGTAAGGTAAATAAAAagtaattgataaaaattatatgaaaattcaaaagataatgaATACTTTATTATCCAAAACTATATTATTTTTACGCTCATGTGGCAACAACGGGTTACACATCACTGTAAATAATGAAATATAtggtcaattttattttatttcgcaTTATCTATTAACGAGAGGACATATATATTCACCATTTACTATCATAGAGGACCTAATTAATCTTTTTTCTCCCTTGAAGACTAATTAGTTTGAGGTCGAAATCCTTAAAGATGTAATTCACTTTACTCTAAAAGTTTTTAAATCTTTCTTTTAccaaatatataaaaaatctaacttttttgtattttcaatttaaattttcttaatttataaatCTTAATATGTGTCTTTAGAATACAAGATAATTAAGAATGTGTTTGTTTATAGATATGAAATACTGAGATAAAAATAATGAGACACAAAATCATATTTAACAGATAAGATAcagataaaaatattatgtttcaagacattaaattagtgtatttatatTCTTTCGGAGAAGAAGGATACAAAAATATCACTAACAAGAGAcacacttttttattattattattcttatcaaattttcataattatattttttatgattatacttTTTTTCCCaaatattttgtatgaaaaaaagagagtaaatttgacttttataatttattttagtctatcaccaaacaaaatacaaaaacattCATTTTTGTGTCTCAAATTTTGTGTCTTGTTTtcgtattttattttatcttatttttagaaTCCAATAcagtctaaattattttttttatatgataggATAAATTATCAAACTGATACTAAAAAGTTTAtgttactaataaaaatatttttaaagatataTATAGATGAtaaataaatctatgaataatttaaaaatataaaaataataataaaatatattatatccttttataactaaaaaaaaatttgtatgtagCAAATAGTTTGTGCATAAGAATCAAATTTTTGTggcaatatttaaataataatttaaaaagtgtatattaatataaaaggtcaaaataaaatttgatttctatattttttattttttaaataatttggtcattcatattatttttttttaaaaatatacttaatataaaatgatcaaattttaaatattcaaaggtattatttttataataatatcaaaatttaaattctaaattaatttttaaaatataaatttaatatataattacttttgtcacattttaaatatttttatagacTTATTTATTAGTAATATAAAGTTTTATGTACCATTTTAATAGTATACCCTATATAATATATACACAatcttattataaaatataagtaattttaattttacatttcTCAGCTTGTAtataaatagttatttaaaacataattttaactgaataattatataaaaatattttatatcgtacataaaaattaaactatctttttaattaacaacAAATATATCTTCtgcaaaatatatatacatattatcaTAATATTAGCAAAAACTATCATACCAGAATTGAGACATACTAAAGTACCAAGTTTAAGAAATGttatttgcatataaaatttattCCAATGTCATGATAATTCTTTATTTCCTAACTCTTTGATgggattaaaatatttaaaaaaatttagttccgGAGAATATATATCATCAAATGCACCAAAAAAATTTATCTCttgaaaataataaacaaatataaaaaaaatatttttttaaaaaatcattccCGAAATAAGTTGAAACAAATATTCCATTTGACCGATCGAAGAAAATTTTCCCCTTCTTCTGCCAAAAAATGATGAGTttcattaaataaaatacataaatttataatGTGTGATGATATTTAAATGCCTAAATAAATGGATAATTCACATAAATAAACCAACATtcatttaatattatgtatatatatcacCCAAAATAAAGAATATAACGCGAATCACCTAAATCACATTTTTATGTAAATCAAAATAGATAGATTAgatttagctttttatataaatcgaaacaGTCTGGTTCGATTTATACATATTTACATGTTGTCATAGTAAATCTAATCAGGCTGTTTCGATTTATGCATGCTGTCCTAATAAATCTAATCAGTCTGTTTAGATTTACTAGGATAGTATGCATGCATGTatacataaattaaatgagtgtGTTTCGATTTACAATATGtaatttgagaaaaataattaacatactatatcatcaaaattatcataatttatgaaaataaatataaaaattatttctttaaaatattGATACACTATACATACACATACAttaggattttttaaataaatattttatttatggataTAAGTAATTTGtagcatatttataaatttttattttttttacatatttcatTTACCCTGTAAACAAATTAAGATTgcttatatctcgtttacactgtaaacgagataaaataCGATTTTATTTGGCATTATCTCGTTTGCAAACGAGataatagaattttaaaaaatatacttaaTGAGATAAATTCATAGTTATCTTGTTTATACCGTAAACAAGATATATGaagttataaatataaaaatataatttttataaatataaaaatgtaatttttataactataaaaatgtaatttttgaaaataataaaataatattaataatttaatttagaccaattcaaaaaataaaaattgatatattttattactatttagattgactttaattaaattatatcttatctatattttaaattttaaattataactttttcatGTTTATTCATACTGAACTATTTAAAATAGATTATTTCAAATAACAGTAGAAATAGACTATATCAATATTTTAAAGAAAtagtttttataaatatgaaaatataatttttataaatataaaaatataatttttgaaaataataaaataatattaataatttaatttataccaatttaaaaaataaaaattgatatattttgttacTATTTAGATTgtctttaattaaattatatctcatctatattttaaattttaaattaataatttttttatatttatttgtacTGAACTATTTAAAATAGATGATTTCAAATAACAGTAGAAAtagattatattaataaaaaataatttttatatttaacttcataaattatgattattttattgatatagtatgttaattattttttttaaattacatattGTAAATCAAAACACACTGGTTTGATTTATGTATGCATAATTGCATACTATCTTAGTAAATCTAAACAGACTGATTAGATTTACTAGAACAGTATGCATGCATGTATAAATCGAAACAGCCTGATTAGATTTACTATGacaatatgtaaatatatataaattgagtcagactgtttcgatttatataaaaagctaaatcTAATCTTTTTGTTTCGATTTACATAAAAATGTGATTTTGGTGATTtatgttacattttttattttaggtgATATATGTAATATTGGATGAATGTTGGTTTATTTATGTGAATTATcctaatatgattaatttattattcGTTTAGTATTAGATTTATGGAGTTATATACTAATGATGAgtattctaatttttattaaagagttatttagttattattttaatttaattaaataaataattatattaattcatatagaatataattattatattttttaataacactaaaaatataataataataaaataactaaGACTCTTAGATAagaatttctattttaaattttaattttaaatttagatgAGATCTTAACTGATTAAATTAAGTTGtaatatgatttataaaatttgaaagattcaagaataaaataacaatatataatttaaatctctaatgagattcaattttaaaataaagaacaaatctcatatatttttaactctttttttttaagatCTTTTTTCGTATTAGCATATATTACGTTCGGAGAGAAGCAAGAGGATATGAGTTTGTATGACAGATATGAATTTGCACCATAAATAAAATTCTTGTAGGTAATTAATGGcacgaataataaaataattaattaatatttgagGCGAATGTGAATATTAAAATACTTATTCCATTTTATCTTATTGTTATctgaataataatttaatatttttttgtgacaATATAATAGTTTAATATGCTCCCACCAATGCAttagttttgttttttaaattaggGAAGAAGTATATTTGGTGGAGATAATGAAAATGACACTGTTATTAAATTTCAAGAGaaatataaagaaaagagaagataacatGAATTTTGGAGTtctgataaaaagataatttatCACTGTATATGTCACAATGGAtaatttaccctttattttaTAGAGGGTATGGTAGaattcaccatatatatatatatatatatcaaagtaAAAAGACATACATAAGTtttattcttttacttttatacacataaatatatgtgattaaatttttatagaaGAATTGTTTAGTgtgcaaaaaattacaaaaaaaaatttaatttagttcAAAAGTTTAATgatcaaggagttgacagcaaaaattaatatcatactagcataaaaaattaaaaattacttttactagCATACTcagatatttatatttaatttacattattcgaataataattaagtaTAAAATAAATCATTAATATCATTTTATTACTTTTGCTTCGTATTATTTATGGGAGTCACTCAAATAAAgatatcaagaacatatttttttttaaaaaaagattaataactaaaatttaacAGATATAAccgattaaattatgttattttcatTAAAATTAGACCGGACAAATCAGTTTAtccaaaaaatcaataaattaaattttgaactgatttaaattaatatatttttttataaaaatgactacaaaattcttattataaaagataaaaaaaatattcctattaaatatatatatattaattttgaaaactctaaattctaaccctacgacgacagagaaaaaaaaagtagtagGGGTATTATagttatttctaaaaaaataatattaatttagatcaatttaaaatttcatccactattttttcggtcaaattaatttgttttgcctaattttaacaaaaataagtacttgtttgggcgccattaaatcgataaaaaaaatttttaataaaaaagatattttttattttttaatgtatttgacaaatttttaatagtaaaagtaaaaatactaaaataattaaaaaatatatttttttaaaaaactaccatttacatcttttttttaaagatttttttctttaaaaaaatatttttttaaaagattactaTGTATCAATAATATtatgtaaataatattatttacataATACAATATCATATAGAATATGACATAATAAATaccttatttataatattttgaacaGGTTTTATACAGTACAATTGCATTTTATCAAGCCTATCAAATGCGTCAAACGGACCATTAATTCATGATGAATATAAACCCTATATTGTGTACACTATTCATGAACCTGAAGCTAATAATACGGAAATAAATGTGCAGTGTATGTCCAAATGACCTAAAACTTAAAAGAATATATCATCAGGATTATTCAATTTACTTATATATTTAACCAAAAAAAGGATGcattaaattttaagaaaatagaaaatgCAGCATAAATTTTAATCACACAAAAAGGAAATATATCTTTTGCAAAAtcttgaataataaataaaaaagactaaaataaattaaaaagaaaacagaAGGAAATAAAATATTGCAAATAATTGGTGCATGTACAAAGTGCTGTTACTATAAATAAGGGTTTCAAGTTTCTCTGGTGAATGAATAGTAAACCACACTACAAGCATACTCATAAGAAGTTCAATTCACTGATTCAGTGCTCAGTTTCTTGAAGCTCATAACATAACAACTGGTGAGTTCATAGTTTAGTTTCTCATAAGCAACAAGTTTAATATATTAGAAATGCTATTTGTATACCAAAATTcatgatatatattttattttgtagtaAAAAATTGTCACATAACATTTTTTTAGtgtatctaaattaaaaatgtttttcgtctttttactttttttcgtttttttattctaattgcaAATCTTTAATTACAAATCTATCATCTATCATCTATCATTTATCTATCATATATTACatctctaattttataattaaaatgtatCACATaccattttttattataattggaaTTAAATCCCtctaaaattaagaaattctcctctcctttttactaattttacaaccaaaatgtgacaCATATTACTCTCTCATtgtaatcaaaattaaatttttcctccaaaattaaagaattttttcctcttccttactaattttacaaccaaaatgtgtcacgtgtcactctctcattgcaattgaaattaaatctttccctccaaaattaaagagttctctcctcctccctcttcctttatctatttctctcattcctttaaccactctatctattttatatatcattatcaatatcaatgactaattactaatttgacaattaaaatgtgcaacatgacatttttaattgtattaaaattaaaattaaaatattaaaattgaaattgaaatatacttatattatgtatcatatattactatctaatttaataatcaaatgtgtcacatgacactctcttattcaaattgaaagaaaatatttttttttcaaaattaataaactcccttcctaaattctctcatctacctctcataatttttctatttctctctactaattttgtcatccgatattttttacaattaaaataatttttttcttctaaaattaacaaactctcactctcactctcatttttcatctttatctttctctttcttttctctcattctctattttttctattgtTCCCTTctacaaaaaacaaaattaacaaaataatataatttaaataaaaaataatattattattgttattatatacatagttttttagttttttatttaattttaaatttttaccgcttatctttctaatctatatttttatttctcttctttcaaatatttattacatataatttggagagaatactaatgttataattaaaagttagaatcaagattcaattgtttaaaaaaaattaattttgagttaattttataactatcagtataattttttatactaatatctaattacatttttatatacatagggagaaaaaatattatttttaaataacaagtataaaaattaattatttctgttTGTATAACAGACTTAACAGTTAACACTTAATtaagtatacacgttaaattattttaaattttagataataaatattaaaattaattattaataaaaattagactttttcatataaaaataataactaaaaatcttattatttaattttttatgtacagATACCTTGGTCTTCTTAGCAAGAGACTTTTGTCAATCTACgacttttttttgtaaaagtagtttgattatataaatattttgtgCCATACATAATCTATACTGTCAGAACAAAGTAGACcgtagttttaaaaaatttatattcccgtaatattattacgggtaaaaatactagtaaactactaaaatcagctactaatatatttgtgtataaatacatgtgtggtttaatttattttcaatgtgtatttatattttaacatatattttatacttgtggttgattttggtggctaattttggtttaataatatatatatctccacctttttttttaatatgactctctttttttgtgtttaatttctAGGTTTTGAAAATGGCTCCAAGTTGGAGTGTTTCAAGCTTGGGTAAGAAGAAAGTGTTGTTCATAATGGGAACAACAGGATCTGGAAAATCGAAACTTTCCATCAACTTGGGGACCCAATTCCCCTGTGAAATAATTAATTCAGATAAAATCCAAGTGTACAGAGGGCTGGACATTGTGACGAACAAGATggcaccttcccaacaaggtgaCATACCCCATCACTTGCTAAGCATAATTGATGATCCTGACTATGATTTCACTGCTAATGAATTCTGCAAAAATGTTCATGATGCCCTTGAACTCATAACCGAAAAAGGGAACATACCCATCATTGTTGGAGGCTCAAACTCTTACATTGAGGCATTAGTGAATGATCCCAAGGGTGAATTTCAATCCAAATATGATTGTTGCTTCATTTGGCTTGATGTGTCTCTCCCTGTTCTGTATGATTACTTAGACATTAGGGTTGATGAGATGGTTGATGCTGGTGTTGTTGATGAGATTCGTCGTGAGGCTTATGATCCCAAGAATTCTGATTATTCTCGTGGGGTTAGAAGAGCCATTGGAGTCCCTGAACTTCATTACTATTTTCACATCCTTCAGAATGATTCAAGTGATGATGTTGATGAGGCTTATAAGACTCGGGTGTTTCTTCATGCAATTGATACCATGAAGATCAACACTCATAAGTTGGCCAAGAATCAAGTCACCAAGATCAAAAGGATGGTCAATGAACTTGGTTGGAAGATGACTAGAATTGATTCTACACAAGTTTTTGAGGCTGTTTTGAGAGGAGAAGATTACAACCATCTTTATCAAGAGATTGTGCTCAAACCAAGTGTGGAGGTTGTTCGGAGGTTCCTAGATTATTGATGATTGAGACAAAAATTGTTCTTCTTTCTTAAAGGTAGTGCTCTTTgaataataaaatctttttattcTACTTCATATATTATTTGTCACATTTGATACAGTTTCTTTATCTGTATTTTTTATTGTGACGAATATTATATAGAATGGAGTAAAATATTTTGCTTATTCTTAGAGCACACTTGAAAAACAATgatcatgataaaaaaaaaaaacaatttctcTATATAATTAAGAAAACAAAGGACTATTTACTCTTAACGAGTTTGTAGTTCCTATATATTTATTACAGAGTGTATTATGTCAATAATTAtgcacaaaataataataaagaaaaataaaggggTTAGTAGTAccctatttatatatatttacatacattttttttttgttatgaatttataattttatatatttgttaaTTTGTATTAATAGTGGTcagaatttgatttatttttttttggagatcactttaataaagacactaaaaatatctttttttttaaagatattcacTCATGTCATATTATTATTGGACATCCTTATTAAAccgataaataatttattttttattataaaccagaacaaaatcggtttattataacaataataataaatccaaTTCTctacattataattattagacccgatTTGATCCGATCGAATTATACCATCTAAactaaatatctttaaattttttgataaaaagacaatTATATCCctgattttttgtttttcggacatttaaattcctaaaaatttaaaaatacaattaaatccctaaaaaaattgggtttattattattgttataaaaaaattggttttattctaatttgttaagaaattctAAAATAACCGGTTtattaatacgtccaataataatgcGACACATAAATGTCTTTATAAAAAGACATTTTACGCATCTTTATGggagtattttcttttttttttggtcttcctacaatattttttaatatttatttgaacatttaatgtaaacaatatttaaaaaatattttttttcatggtATCATTCAATTCCACAATTTaaatctaaattattaaatttaaattttatttaagaatctTTGATCAATAAATTATTAGATACACAAACAGAATTTGAACTCCTAACATTTAATTAAACAAACTAACAATGCTTAAGTTTTTGTTAAGCTTTTCATTATAAATATTGCCTAAAATAGGTAAAAAATTTACACTTAAATTTTGTTTCTtctaaatattttaacaaaacttACTCTTTTCCTCTTTTAACTTAATACAAAATACATCTTTCTAGTTCACATCTTTACTAACTCAGCATTACTCATTCACATTTTTACTAACGTAGAAACAAACTCCAACCCTTATTTTCAAAAGGCTTGGAattcaattattaattatatatcgtTGGTGGAACCTAAATTTGGAGGATTTAATATTGAATTTATCTTAATAGTGAAATTTAATTATAGAGTTGAAACACAAATAGAAAAGAATTAACAGGGAATTGtcgaaatttcaaattaaaatggAAACCCATATTGTAAAAATagctaaaataaaaagaattcaaTATCTTAAGAAATATTCCaaataagaacatgcaaattcagtAGGTTTTTCTAAATACATGGTTTGATTGACCTTTTATATTTATGTGATTTTGTAGTTTTTCTTATATTAGTCAAACATGCTCCATTAATTCTTGACTTAGTGCTTCCTCTAATAGAAGTTGTACTTTTGTTTCATGAAAGAAAGTCTATTAATGGCCGTGTTTGTTTTTAGAACAGGATAAGATAAAATATTGAGAATAAGACACAAAAGGCATagatacaaaattttgtattattgtattttgtttggtgataaattagaacaaactatgaaaatttaatttattctcattttttttctattcaaaaaatttttaaaaaaatatataataataaaaaatataattataaaaaattaacaagaataatgaaagaaaaaatgaaaaataagttatatCACTTGTTAGTATCTTTGTGTCATTTCTTCTAAGATGAacacaaaatacattaattcaTTGTCTCAAGATACAACATCTTTTTCTATATCTTatctgtcaaacacgattttgtgtgTCTATATCTCTATTTTAATGTCCCATTCGTTCTTATAAACAAACGCAGTCGAGTTGCTGAGTTCTCAAAGaacatatttaatttttagaaaaaccAAGATGTTAAACTTAGACTTGGCTATAAAGTTTTTGAATAGGTTTCTCTCGTCTCTAATGTAATTTTGTTAATGCCACATGCATCTATACCCTTGGTGGTTGCTAGTATAGCAATTCCAAATCTACCTTTCCATACTTATTGTAAAAGTTGGCTGAGTTCAAAGGAGATGATGTTGGAATAAATTATTTCATTAACCCAGATTATCCATAttgaatcacaaaaaatatatcataatgcaAAAGCGTACATTTACTCATAAAAAATCAGAAACTAATGGAAGGATTTGGattttgtggtt
The sequence above is drawn from the Arachis hypogaea cultivar Tifrunner chromosome 4, arahy.Tifrunner.gnm2.J5K5, whole genome shotgun sequence genome and encodes:
- the LOC112744974 gene encoding adenylate isopentenyltransferase 5, chloroplastic-like: MAPSWSVSSLGKKKVLFIMGTTGSGKSKLSINLGTQFPCEIINSDKIQVYRGLDIVTNKMAPSQQGDIPHHLLSIIDDPDYDFTANEFCKNVHDALELITEKGNIPIIVGGSNSYIEALVNDPKGEFQSKYDCCFIWLDVSLPVLYDYLDIRVDEMVDAGVVDEIRREAYDPKNSDYSRGVRRAIGVPELHYYFHILQNDSSDDVDEAYKTRVFLHAIDTMKINTHKLAKNQVTKIKRMVNELGWKMTRIDSTQVFEAVLRGEDYNHLYQEIVLKPSVEVVRRFLDY